Proteins co-encoded in one Flavobacterium sp. M31R6 genomic window:
- a CDS encoding T9SS type B sorting domain-containing protein → MKTVFKNKILSLFVVIFFNTTGTINANNPPKKDFKKNYIQNINLSKSIFITGSPIIRATGNQIYCPQTSIKIVTDISINDPAENTINAINVQISSGYLIGEDVLTLTGLHPTVTSIWNAETGKLSLTSINGNPLPHSDFINAVKNIEFKTSSAVPTGSRNFSINLGKSNYLPSSTHYYQFVSSPGISWGNAKRAAESSSYFGLKGYLATITTLDEAKFIGEQLSGNGWIAGSDALKEGEWRWQSGPEMGTIFWNGLQAGYTTTFAYWNNYKEPDNGGIIDFIKRPGVEDYAYITDPNNGQKGTWNDLELYGVEDPTKFNHPKGYIVEYGGMPGDPPLQMSASTTLTMLAITSTVAPQICNSGSSKLEATTSTGTINWYDTAIGGNIIATGTNFATPILNTSTTYYVESTIAGCKTQRTPVDVKVNSVPNITPETVLSPVCGFGIFFLKVTASEGIINWFPTNSGGSILGTGFTYITPQISTNTTFYAEANNNNCISLTRTPFKIEIYPLPPVTDQKVAICIPGSVELDVSIPNMTYLWNTGETSQTIKAPTTGIYTVDVTSPAPENCTNTKKITVFEYDKPEIKSVKVDETTVTIELIKNEDYFEYSIDGIYYQSSNVFTNAPSGLQTAYVREINQCSIDDKPFIVIIVPKYFTPNNDGYNDVWEIKGLINYPLAEVILFDRYGKKIAQLNHSNRGWDGTFNKNPLPATDYWYVLKLDTNSPELKGHFSLKR, encoded by the coding sequence TTGAAAACCGTATTCAAAAATAAAATACTTTCTCTTTTTGTTGTAATATTTTTTAATACAACAGGCACTATCAATGCCAATAATCCTCCCAAAAAAGATTTCAAAAAAAACTATATTCAAAATATCAACTTATCTAAATCTATTTTTATAACAGGCTCTCCTATAATCAGAGCAACGGGAAATCAAATTTATTGTCCGCAAACCAGCATTAAAATAGTTACTGATATAAGCATTAATGATCCTGCAGAGAACACAATTAATGCAATAAACGTTCAAATATCCTCAGGATATTTAATTGGAGAAGATGTTTTGACGCTAACAGGTTTGCATCCAACGGTGACGTCAATTTGGAATGCAGAAACCGGAAAACTCTCACTTACGAGTATAAACGGAAATCCACTACCTCATTCAGATTTTATTAATGCTGTCAAAAATATTGAATTCAAAACCAGTTCTGCAGTACCTACTGGCAGCAGAAATTTTTCTATAAATTTAGGCAAATCCAATTACCTTCCCTCGTCCACACATTATTATCAATTCGTATCCTCACCTGGCATTTCATGGGGAAATGCTAAAAGAGCCGCAGAATCAAGTTCTTACTTTGGTTTAAAAGGCTACTTAGCGACCATTACCACATTAGACGAAGCTAAATTTATAGGAGAGCAACTCTCTGGAAATGGATGGATTGCTGGAAGTGACGCCTTAAAAGAAGGAGAATGGAGATGGCAATCGGGACCAGAAATGGGTACAATTTTTTGGAATGGACTTCAAGCTGGCTATACTACTACTTTCGCTTATTGGAATAACTATAAAGAACCTGATAATGGAGGAATAATAGACTTCATAAAAAGACCTGGAGTAGAAGATTATGCTTATATCACAGATCCAAATAATGGACAAAAAGGAACTTGGAATGACTTAGAACTTTATGGAGTGGAAGACCCTACAAAATTTAACCATCCTAAAGGATACATTGTTGAATATGGTGGCATGCCGGGCGATCCTCCACTACAAATGTCAGCCAGCACTACTTTAACTATGCTTGCAATTACAAGTACGGTTGCTCCACAAATTTGCAATTCTGGAAGCAGTAAGCTCGAAGCCACAACCTCTACAGGAACAATCAATTGGTATGACACAGCAATTGGCGGAAATATAATTGCAACAGGCACCAATTTTGCAACACCAATTTTGAACACCTCAACAACCTATTATGTAGAAAGCACTATTGCAGGTTGTAAAACCCAAAGAACCCCCGTTGATGTAAAAGTAAATTCAGTCCCAAACATAACCCCTGAAACTGTACTTTCACCAGTTTGTGGTTTTGGTATTTTTTTCTTAAAAGTCACAGCAAGCGAAGGAATAATAAATTGGTTTCCAACAAATTCAGGAGGCAGCATTTTAGGAACTGGATTCACTTATATAACGCCACAAATCTCTACAAACACCACTTTTTATGCAGAGGCCAATAACAATAACTGTATTTCATTAACAAGAACACCATTTAAAATTGAGATCTATCCGCTTCCTCCTGTAACAGATCAAAAAGTAGCTATATGCATTCCTGGTTCAGTTGAGCTGGACGTCTCTATTCCTAACATGACTTATCTTTGGAACACCGGCGAAACCTCGCAAACAATTAAAGCTCCAACAACAGGAATTTACACCGTAGATGTGACCAGCCCAGCGCCAGAAAATTGCACAAACACAAAAAAAATTACTGTATTTGAATATGACAAACCCGAAATAAAGAGTGTAAAAGTTGACGAAACAACCGTTACCATTGAACTAATAAAAAACGAAGATTATTTTGAATATTCAATAGACGGCATTTACTATCAAAGCTCTAATGTTTTTACGAATGCACCCAGCGGATTACAAACCGCTTATGTACGTGAAATCAATCAATGCAGCATCGATGACAAACCTTTTATTGTAATCATTGTCCCGAAATATTTCACTCCAAACAATGACGGATATAATGATGTCTGGGAGATAAAAGGATTGATAAACTATCCCTTAGCCGAAGTAATTCTTTTTGATCGTTATGGAAAAAAAATCGCCCAACTCAATCATTCCAATCGTGGTTGGGATGGAACATTCAACAAAAATCCTTTGCCTGCGACTGATTATTGGTATGTACTAAAATTGGATACTAATAGCCCCGAATTGAAAGGACATTTTTCCTTAAAAAGGTAA
- a CDS encoding T9SS type B sorting domain-containing protein, with amino-acid sequence MKIRLHINILLLFAFSIYNFGYANLIHNPPKKGFTASLIKSNKKTHSLANVAPILTATDDQTYCPLTSVNIAPSISITDPDDTGTDAIYIQISSGYIKGEDLLSLNNALSHTSITSSWNSNEGKLTLKSPTGAQVTYIDFENAIKDVQFNSSSATPSGIRKFSISIGQANYLPRNGHYYEYVPNLGITWTAAKAAADIRTYYGLKGYLATLTAADEAQLAGKQAPGAGWIGGSDAETEGVWKWVTGPEAGTVFWNGLSNGSSPNFAFWNSGEPNQAGDEDYAHITAPGVGIAGSWNDLANAGSPSGDYQPKGYIVEYGGTAGDPVLQLSASTTLTIASITSTKPDSRCDAGTVTLQATATTGTINWYDAVTGGNYMGTGANFITPILNTTTNYYVETTTASCASSRTAVEAKVSITPTITDTNSPVTNCGPGLFTLTATPSIGTINWYSQIAGTVVGSGSPYITPHIATSTTYFAEAINNGCTNGIKVPVDLLVYPLPAVTNETVKKCNLSTVTLDAAIPNMTYLWSTNETTQTIDVSTTGIYTVDVTSLAPENCTNRKTITVVEDNKPEIKEVKVDETTVTIELVKTEDYFEFSIDGYNYQDSNVFTNAPSGLQTAYVRDINKCSIDSEPFIVIIVPKYFTPNNDGFNDVWEIKGLINYPLAEVSLFDRYGKLITQLNHSNHSWDGNFNKKPLPATDYWYLLKLDPNSPELKGHFSLKR; translated from the coding sequence ATGAAAATTAGACTCCACATCAACATATTATTACTTTTTGCATTTTCAATTTATAATTTTGGTTATGCTAATCTCATCCATAATCCACCTAAAAAAGGATTTACTGCTTCACTAATAAAATCGAACAAAAAAACTCATTCACTTGCCAATGTTGCACCAATTCTTACTGCGACAGACGATCAAACTTATTGTCCTTTAACCAGCGTCAATATTGCACCATCAATTTCCATTACAGATCCAGACGACACAGGTACTGATGCGATTTACATCCAAATTTCATCGGGTTATATCAAAGGAGAAGACCTTTTATCTCTTAATAATGCTTTATCACATACCTCAATTACAAGCAGCTGGAATTCTAATGAAGGGAAATTAACATTAAAAAGTCCCACAGGAGCACAAGTAACCTATATCGATTTTGAAAATGCCATAAAAGACGTTCAGTTTAACAGTTCTTCGGCTACACCCTCAGGGATAAGAAAATTTTCAATTAGTATAGGCCAAGCCAATTATTTACCTAGAAACGGTCATTATTATGAATACGTGCCTAACTTAGGAATTACTTGGACCGCTGCCAAGGCCGCGGCAGACATCAGAACTTACTATGGACTTAAAGGCTATCTGGCTACGCTTACCGCCGCAGACGAAGCGCAATTAGCAGGAAAACAAGCTCCAGGAGCTGGCTGGATTGGCGGAAGTGATGCCGAAACAGAAGGTGTCTGGAAATGGGTAACAGGGCCTGAAGCAGGCACTGTTTTTTGGAATGGCCTTTCCAATGGTTCAAGTCCCAATTTTGCTTTCTGGAATTCAGGAGAACCTAATCAAGCAGGGGATGAAGATTATGCCCATATCACGGCTCCCGGAGTTGGAATAGCAGGTTCTTGGAATGATTTAGCCAATGCTGGAAGTCCGAGTGGTGATTACCAGCCCAAAGGATACATTGTGGAATATGGAGGAACAGCCGGAGATCCGGTATTACAACTTTCAGCCAGTACTACTCTGACCATTGCATCCATAACGAGTACCAAACCAGATTCAAGATGTGACGCAGGAACAGTTACCCTACAAGCTACGGCTACAACAGGAACTATTAATTGGTATGATGCCGTAACCGGAGGCAACTACATGGGAACTGGCGCTAATTTTATCACTCCAATTTTAAACACTACAACCAACTATTATGTTGAAACAACAACCGCTAGTTGTGCCAGCAGCAGAACTGCAGTAGAAGCCAAAGTAAGCATCACTCCAACAATCACAGATACAAATTCTCCCGTAACCAACTGTGGACCTGGATTATTTACATTAACAGCGACTCCCTCTATTGGAACCATAAATTGGTATTCTCAAATTGCAGGAACTGTTGTAGGCAGTGGATCGCCCTACATCACACCGCACATTGCTACAAGCACAACCTATTTTGCCGAAGCCATAAACAATGGCTGTACAAACGGCATAAAAGTTCCTGTTGACTTACTTGTTTACCCATTACCAGCAGTTACTAATGAAACTGTAAAAAAATGTAATCTCAGCACAGTTACATTGGATGCAGCAATTCCCAATATGACCTACCTATGGTCAACAAATGAAACTACTCAAACAATTGACGTTTCGACAACAGGAATTTACACAGTAGATGTAACTAGTCTTGCGCCTGAAAACTGTACTAACAGAAAAACAATTACCGTAGTCGAGGACAATAAACCAGAAATAAAAGAGGTAAAAGTCGACGAAACAACCGTTACAATAGAACTAGTAAAAACTGAAGATTATTTTGAATTCTCAATAGACGGATATAATTACCAAGATTCCAATGTTTTCACTAATGCACCCAGCGGATTACAAACCGCTTATGTTCGCGATATCAATAAATGCAGTATTGACAGTGAACCTTTCATCGTCATTATTGTCCCAAAATATTTCACTCCAAACAATGATGGATTTAATGATGTTTGGGAAATAAAAGGACTAATAAACTATCCTTTGGCCGAAGTTTCCCTTTTTGACCGCTACGGAAAATTAATAACCCAACTCAATCATTCCAATCACAGTTGGGATGGCAATTTTAACAAAAAACCATTACCCGCAACTGACTATTGGTATCTGCTAAAATTGGACCCTAATAGCCCAGAATTAAAAGGACATTTTTCTTTAAAGAGATAA
- a CDS encoding RNA methyltransferase: MRKLENSELERKSIDDFKKSEKTPLILVLDDIRSLHNIGSVFRTADAFLIEKIILCGITATPPNKEIHKTALGATETVAWEHHENVLEVIANLKEENIITLAIEQVESSVFLQDFKVDKKQKYALIFGNEVYGVAQEAVALCDGCIEIPQLGTKHSLNISVSAGIAVWDLFKQFNN; this comes from the coding sequence ATGAGAAAACTTGAAAACAGCGAACTAGAAAGAAAATCAATTGACGATTTTAAAAAATCTGAAAAAACACCCTTGATTTTAGTTTTGGACGACATTCGCAGTTTGCACAACATAGGATCTGTTTTCAGAACGGCCGATGCTTTTTTAATCGAAAAAATAATCTTGTGCGGTATCACAGCCACTCCTCCAAATAAGGAAATTCACAAAACCGCTCTTGGCGCAACCGAAACTGTAGCTTGGGAACATCATGAAAATGTACTAGAAGTTATTGCGAATTTAAAAGAAGAAAACATCATTACCCTCGCTATTGAACAAGTTGAAAGTTCCGTTTTCCTTCAAGATTTTAAAGTAGACAAAAAGCAAAAGTATGCTTTAATCTTCGGAAATGAAGTTTATGGTGTGGCACAGGAAGCTGTAGCTTTATGTGACGGATGCATCGAAATTCCGCAATTGGGAACCAAACATTCTTTAAATATTTCTGTAAGTGCTGGGATTGCAGTTTGGGATTTATTTAAACAATTTAACAATTAA
- a CDS encoding DUF1573 domain-containing protein, translating into MKKILLLAMLTILGTTVSNAQETSKKAKKAKTTAVAALPKVDGAGMVFENETIDYGTVAHNADGNRQFVFTNNGNKPLIITNTQGSCGCTVPTTPKEPIAPGAKGVIGVKYATDRVGPFTKTVTVTSNAEGQPTKTLTIKGTVLPDAAPAATKS; encoded by the coding sequence ATGAAAAAAATACTTCTACTAGCGATGCTAACTATTTTAGGAACAACTGTTTCTAACGCTCAAGAGACTTCAAAAAAAGCTAAAAAAGCAAAAACAACTGCAGTTGCTGCATTACCAAAAGTAGATGGTGCAGGAATGGTTTTTGAAAATGAAACTATTGATTATGGGACCGTAGCTCACAATGCTGATGGTAATCGTCAATTTGTTTTCACTAATAATGGTAACAAACCATTAATTATCACAAACACTCAAGGATCTTGTGGATGTACAGTACCAACTACACCAAAAGAACCAATTGCGCCAGGAGCAAAAGGAGTTATTGGAGTAAAATATGCTACAGACAGAGTAGGTCCATTTACAAAAACTGTGACTGTAACTTCAAATGCTGAAGGTCAACCAACAAAAACCCTTACAATTAAAGGAACTGTTTTACCAGACGCTGCACCTGCTGCAACAAAAAGCTAA
- the mutS gene encoding DNA mismatch repair protein MutS: MAAKDKIVKETPLMKQYNEIKRKYPDACLLFRVGDFYETFGEDAVRASKILGITLTKRGAGSETETALAGFPHHSINTYLPKLVKAGLRVAICDQLEDPKMTKTIVKRGVTELVTPGVSMNDEVLHSKTNNFLAAVYFANKMIGVSFLDVSTGEFLTAQGNAEYIDKLLQNFNPSEVLVPKNSKSEFREIFGEDFHNFYLEDWIFKEDYALETLTKHFQTVSLKGFGIEELREGIIASGAILYYLSETQHNRVQHITAIHRIAEDAYVWMDRFTIRNLELYHSYNPNAVTLLDVIDKTLSPMGGRLLKRWLALPLKDSNKIKSRHQVVSYLKENQDVLKNIQNQIKQISDLERLISKIATGKVSPREVVYLKESLDAIIPIKTLALSSPQEAVKVIGDSLHSCDLLREKIQITLNQDAPVAIAKGNAIAKGINAELDDLRAISTSGKQFLEGIEKRESERTGISSLKISFNNVFGYYIEVRNTHKDKVPAEWIRKQTLVSAERYITEELKEYETKILGAEEKIQKIESDLFEQLVSWVATYIKPVQMNANLVAQLDCLCCFTQLAIENKYVCPEIDETFELEIKDGRHPVIEKQLPVGVPYITNDVFLDREAQQLIMITGPNMSGKSAILRQTALIVLLAQMGSFVPAESVRMGIVDKIFTRVGASDNISMGESTFMVEMNETASILNNISDRSLVLLDEIGRGTSTYDGISIAWAIAEFLHEHPSRPKTLFATHYHELNEMSETMPRIQNYNVSVKELKDTVLFIRKLVKGGSAHSFGIHVAKMAGMPQLVISRAQKMLKKLEKNHSSDVLNGIKSAKDEMQMSFFNLDDPLLEEIKEEIVNLDINAITPVEALMKLNEIKRMLSRK, encoded by the coding sequence TTGGCAGCAAAAGATAAGATAGTTAAAGAGACTCCATTAATGAAACAATACAATGAAATCAAAAGGAAATATCCTGATGCTTGCTTGTTGTTTCGTGTTGGGGATTTTTATGAAACTTTTGGAGAAGATGCCGTTCGGGCTTCTAAAATTCTGGGAATCACATTAACGAAAAGAGGGGCGGGTTCCGAGACTGAGACTGCACTGGCTGGTTTTCCTCATCATTCTATCAATACTTATTTGCCTAAATTAGTCAAAGCGGGGCTTCGAGTGGCTATTTGTGATCAATTGGAAGATCCCAAAATGACCAAAACCATCGTTAAACGTGGGGTTACGGAACTTGTTACGCCGGGAGTTTCCATGAATGATGAGGTTTTGCATTCTAAAACCAATAATTTTCTTGCGGCAGTTTATTTTGCCAATAAAATGATTGGTGTTTCATTTTTGGATGTTTCCACTGGTGAATTTCTTACTGCCCAAGGGAATGCTGAATACATAGATAAATTGCTTCAAAATTTCAATCCGAGTGAGGTTTTGGTTCCAAAAAACAGCAAAAGCGAATTCCGTGAAATTTTCGGGGAGGATTTCCATAATTTCTATTTGGAAGATTGGATTTTTAAAGAAGATTATGCTTTAGAAACATTGACGAAACATTTTCAAACTGTTTCTTTAAAAGGTTTTGGAATCGAAGAATTGAGAGAAGGAATTATTGCATCGGGTGCCATTCTTTATTATTTATCCGAAACACAGCATAATAGAGTACAGCACATTACGGCTATCCATAGAATTGCTGAGGATGCCTATGTTTGGATGGATCGATTCACGATTCGGAATCTGGAATTGTATCACAGCTATAATCCAAATGCTGTTACGCTATTGGATGTAATTGATAAAACGCTTTCGCCAATGGGTGGGCGTTTGTTAAAACGCTGGTTGGCTTTGCCTTTAAAAGATAGTAATAAAATAAAAAGTCGTCATCAAGTAGTTTCTTATTTGAAAGAAAACCAAGATGTTTTAAAAAATATTCAAAATCAAATCAAACAGATTTCGGATCTGGAGCGTTTGATTTCCAAAATTGCCACAGGTAAGGTTTCGCCTCGTGAAGTAGTTTATCTGAAAGAATCATTGGATGCCATTATTCCAATCAAGACATTGGCTTTGTCAAGTCCGCAGGAAGCTGTAAAAGTAATTGGAGACAGTTTGCATAGCTGCGATTTATTACGTGAAAAAATACAAATTACCTTAAATCAGGATGCACCCGTGGCGATTGCCAAAGGGAATGCGATTGCTAAAGGAATTAATGCAGAATTGGATGATTTGCGTGCGATATCTACTTCTGGAAAGCAGTTTTTGGAAGGAATTGAGAAAAGAGAATCCGAACGTACAGGAATTTCTTCATTGAAAATATCGTTCAATAACGTTTTTGGATATTATATTGAAGTTCGAAATACACATAAAGATAAAGTTCCTGCAGAGTGGATTAGAAAGCAAACATTAGTAAGTGCGGAGCGTTATATTACCGAGGAGCTAAAGGAATATGAAACTAAAATTTTAGGGGCGGAAGAGAAAATTCAAAAAATTGAAAGCGATTTATTTGAGCAATTAGTGAGTTGGGTGGCTACGTACATCAAGCCTGTTCAGATGAATGCTAATTTGGTAGCACAATTGGATTGTTTGTGTTGTTTTACGCAGCTGGCAATTGAGAATAAATACGTTTGCCCAGAAATTGACGAAACATTTGAACTAGAAATTAAAGATGGAAGACATCCTGTAATTGAAAAGCAATTGCCAGTTGGAGTTCCATATATTACTAATGATGTTTTTCTAGATAGAGAAGCGCAGCAATTGATAATGATTACTGGACCCAATATGTCGGGTAAGTCGGCAATATTACGTCAAACGGCTTTGATTGTATTGCTTGCACAAATGGGAAGTTTTGTTCCGGCGGAAAGTGTTAGGATGGGAATTGTGGATAAGATATTTACCAGAGTGGGTGCTTCAGATAATATTTCGATGGGAGAGTCTACTTTTATGGTCGAGATGAATGAAACCGCTTCTATTTTGAATAATATATCCGATCGAAGTTTGGTGTTGTTGGATGAAATTGGAAGAGGAACGAGTACTTATGACGGGATTTCTATTGCTTGGGCTATCGCCGAGTTTTTGCACGAGCATCCATCCAGACCCAAAACATTGTTTGCAACGCATTATCACGAATTGAATGAGATGAGTGAGACGATGCCTCGAATTCAGAATTATAATGTTTCTGTAAAAGAATTAAAGGATACAGTGCTTTTTATTCGAAAATTAGTAAAAGGGGGAAGCGCACACAGTTTTGGTATCCATGTAGCCAAAATGGCGGGGATGCCTCAGCTTGTTATTTCAAGAGCACAAAAAATGCTGAAGAAATTAGAAAAAAACCATTCGAGTGATGTATTGAATGGTATAAAATCGGCAAAAGATGAAATGCAAATGAGCTTCTTTAATCTTGATGATCCTTTGCTGGAGGAAATAAAAGAAGAGATTGTTAATTTAGATATAAACGCCATTACTCCTGTTGAAGCATTGATGAAACTCAATGAGATTAAAAGAATGCTATCCAGGAAATAA
- a CDS encoding DUF1508 domain-containing protein has product MGAFVISKRFDDQYKFVFTSRKGKVIFTSLKYELKFECEEAVEYFKSNINLATFDKHKSAGGKYFFKLFLDGAPFALSRKYTTELRVQKGIDEIMKYASVSEILDFSDNDLIFLD; this is encoded by the coding sequence ATGGGTGCTTTTGTAATTAGTAAAAGATTTGATGATCAATATAAGTTTGTGTTTACTTCCAGAAAAGGGAAAGTTATTTTTACGAGCTTGAAGTATGAGCTTAAGTTTGAGTGCGAAGAAGCAGTTGAGTATTTTAAAAGCAATATTAATCTGGCGACTTTTGATAAGCACAAATCGGCTGGGGGGAAATATTTTTTTAAGCTGTTTTTGGATGGGGCACCTTTTGCTTTAAGTAGAAAATATACGACCGAATTAAGGGTTCAGAAAGGGATTGATGAAATCATGAAATATGCGTCAGTTTCGGAAATCTTGGACTTCTCGGATAATGATTTGATTTTTTTGGATTGA
- a CDS encoding 3-deoxy-D-manno-octulosonic acid transferase, which translates to MHFLYNLAILSTQFLLKIIAFFSPKMKLFVDGRKDVFTILEQKISAKDQTIWFHAASLGEYEQGLPVIEKIKEKYPTHKIVITFFSPSGYEVRKNNTVADATVYLPLDTPKNTKRFLELVHPDFVFFIKYEFWINYLDQLQKQNIPTYLISGIFREKQLFFKWYGGFYRKALDTFTHFFVQNENSRKLISSLGKTNVTVSGDTRFDRVVAILEKDNALDFIAQFKNNKTTIVIGSSWPKDEALLSEYINSCTHDVKFIIAPHNIKPEQIKQLQNSITKKTVLFSEKDNKDLSQFEVFIVDTIGILTRIYSYGDIAYVGGGFGNPGVHNLLEPATFGIPIVIGPNYSHFDEAINLVKIGGCISINDSKELQIAFSTLIQNTDIRHQKGEICSSFVQKNKGATNSILEKITHKKS; encoded by the coding sequence ATGCATTTTCTTTATAATTTAGCCATTCTGTCCACCCAATTTTTATTAAAAATTATAGCTTTTTTCAGCCCTAAAATGAAACTTTTCGTTGATGGAAGAAAAGATGTTTTTACTATTTTGGAACAAAAAATATCAGCTAAAGACCAGACCATTTGGTTTCATGCTGCCTCCCTAGGTGAATACGAGCAAGGCCTGCCTGTGATTGAAAAAATCAAAGAAAAGTATCCAACCCATAAAATCGTGATTACCTTTTTTTCTCCATCAGGTTATGAAGTTCGAAAAAATAATACTGTTGCCGACGCAACGGTTTATCTACCTTTGGACACCCCAAAAAACACCAAACGCTTTTTAGAATTGGTACATCCAGACTTTGTATTCTTCATTAAATATGAATTTTGGATTAATTATTTAGACCAATTGCAAAAACAAAACATTCCAACTTATTTGATTTCGGGTATTTTTAGAGAAAAGCAATTATTCTTCAAATGGTATGGTGGTTTTTACAGAAAAGCGTTGGACACCTTTACCCATTTCTTTGTACAAAATGAAAACTCAAGAAAACTAATTAGCTCGTTAGGAAAAACCAATGTCACAGTTTCTGGCGACACCCGATTTGACCGAGTTGTTGCTATCTTAGAAAAAGACAATGCTTTGGACTTTATAGCTCAATTTAAAAACAATAAAACAACAATCGTAATAGGAAGTTCTTGGCCTAAAGACGAAGCATTACTTTCAGAATACATCAATTCATGCACTCACGATGTTAAATTCATTATTGCGCCCCACAACATAAAGCCCGAGCAAATCAAACAACTGCAAAATAGCATCACTAAAAAGACAGTACTATTTTCAGAAAAAGACAACAAAGATTTATCACAATTTGAAGTATTCATAGTTGATACCATTGGCATATTAACCCGAATTTACAGTTATGGAGACATTGCCTATGTAGGTGGTGGTTTTGGAAATCCAGGCGTACACAATTTGTTGGAACCAGCTACTTTTGGAATCCCGATCGTAATTGGCCCAAATTATTCTCATTTTGACGAAGCCATTAATTTAGTAAAAATTGGAGGCTGCATCTCAATAAACGATTCTAAAGAGCTCCAAATAGCCTTTTCAACTTTAATTCAAAACACTGACATAAGACATCAAAAAGGGGAGATTTGCAGCTCTTTTGTACAAAAAAACAAAGGAGCTACTAACAGCATTTTGGAAAAAATAACTCACAAGAAAAGCTAA
- a CDS encoding DegT/DnrJ/EryC1/StrS aminotransferase family protein: protein MKKIQMVDLKSQYDKIAATVNASIQEVLDTNTYINGPQVHKFQKSLEEYLDVKHVIPCANGTDALQIAMMGLDLKPGDEVITADFTFAATVEVIALLQLTPVLVDVDMVNMNISIEAIKKAITPKTKAIVPVHLFGRAANMEAIMAIAKEHNLYVIEDNAQAIGANCKFSDGTKKKAGTIGHVSSTSFFPSKNLGCYGDGGAIFTNDDALAHKLRGIVNHGMYERYHHDVVGVNSRLDSIQAAVLNAKLPFLDEYGKARQNAARKYTAAFEGHKNIVSPSICDNCDCHVFHQYTLRIVGANRDGLMQHLLDKGIPCAIYYPIPLHSQKAYLDVRYKEEDFPVTNQLVKEVISLPMHTELDDDQIKFITDSVLEYLK from the coding sequence ATGAAAAAAATACAAATGGTTGACTTAAAAAGTCAATACGATAAAATCGCAGCAACTGTAAATGCTTCGATTCAGGAAGTTTTGGATACCAATACTTATATTAATGGGCCACAGGTTCATAAATTTCAAAAATCGTTAGAAGAATATTTAGATGTTAAGCACGTAATTCCTTGTGCTAACGGAACCGATGCCTTGCAAATCGCCATGATGGGATTGGATTTAAAGCCTGGCGACGAAGTTATTACAGCCGATTTTACTTTTGCAGCTACTGTTGAAGTGATTGCATTGTTGCAATTAACGCCTGTCTTGGTAGATGTGGATATGGTGAATATGAATATTTCTATTGAGGCTATCAAAAAAGCGATTACACCAAAAACCAAAGCGATTGTGCCGGTTCATTTATTTGGACGAGCTGCCAATATGGAAGCTATTATGGCTATCGCCAAAGAACATAATTTGTATGTAATTGAAGATAATGCGCAAGCTATAGGAGCGAATTGTAAATTCTCGGATGGGACAAAAAAGAAAGCTGGAACTATTGGACATGTATCTTCTACTTCTTTTTTTCCGTCAAAAAATTTAGGATGTTATGGTGATGGTGGCGCTATTTTTACCAATGATGATGCTTTGGCACACAAACTGCGCGGAATCGTAAATCACGGAATGTATGAACGTTATCACCATGATGTAGTAGGCGTGAATTCTCGTTTGGACAGTATTCAAGCCGCTGTGCTTAATGCTAAATTGCCTTTTTTAGATGAATATGGAAAAGCAAGACAAAATGCTGCCAGAAAATATACTGCTGCTTTTGAAGGGCACAAAAATATTGTTTCTCCTAGTATTTGCGATAATTGTGATTGCCATGTTTTTCACCAATATACATTGCGAATTGTTGGGGCTAATAGAGACGGATTAATGCAACATTTGCTGGACAAAGGAATTCCATGTGCTATATATTACCCGATTCCGTTGCATTCGCAAAAAGCGTATTTGGATGTGCGTTACAAAGAGGAAGATTTTCCGGTAACGAATCAATTGGTAAAAGAAGTAATTTCACTACCGATGCATACAGAACTTGATGATGATCAAATTAAATTTATAACGGACAGTGTTTTAGAATATTTAAAATAA